The Panthera leo isolate Ple1 chromosome D4, P.leo_Ple1_pat1.1, whole genome shotgun sequence nucleotide sequence TGCAGGCAGGACATGTGAGTTGTTTGAGGGCTGTGGGCAGTTTCATAGGTGAGCCTGGGGTGGCATAGCATGACAGGGAAGTGTCactggacagacagatggagacagactCAGAAAGGGCTAATTATGTCATGATAAGAAAAAGCCTGGATGTTGTCCTGATGGTAATAAGGAGACTCACAACGGCCTATGACATAATTCAGTTATCCTTCTTCACAGAGGGAGAAACTAAAGTCCAAGAGGTTAAATGAACTACTCAAAGCTTCATTATTGGGTTTGATACAGAAGGTGAGTCAAAATTTCCTTTGTACCAACGAAATGTTTCTTTTCGTTTACACTATGCAGCCTAAATACTTTCCCTGGAGACAAATAAATGAGTCTACTGTAGCAGTTTTAAGTGCATAGATATAGTAGGGATTCCATTTTCAGAAGTACAGGAAATGCCCCCACATGGGTATGACACTCTCCTACAGCCTGGACCACTAGCCAGGGTGTTAGACCATCTGTCAGAATAAAGTCAAAACCAGAGGATGTATCTTTTCCCCAAAAGTCAATTGTTTTAAGTTCTATTAGTTTATTCGCCCAGAATATCAGAAGaagtctgaaaatattcatttatttttgtttttaatttggaatcAATGGAGCTGTTTATGATGGGCTGTATGCTCCTAAAGGTTGATTACCTTTGCAAGTGAAAAATtggaataaatattcatttttctaattctgaCTAGAAAGGTGATATGACTAAATGAATACAACAAATTATATCACTGTACTTCCTTCTATTTGCTAAGCTCTTGAATCAACTTGGTTGCAGTTGGTGGTAAAAGACAGAgataccagaaagaaaagaatttgagcTTCTCAGAGTGATAATCATGGTCTGAGGTCATTAGCTTTGCATGTATAGAAACTGAATCATATCCAAGCATTGGGTTAAATTAAAATGGACTAATGGACTGACTCACACCAGTCACACTCACAAGAGACTGATGCACAAGCCAAAAATATCAATATCTTCATTTGTCATGAAAACTGTAGCTACCAAATTGAATGGATATTTACATTCTCTAAGGTGATAGATATGTGAATTAACTtgattgtagtaatcattttacaatgtgtatgtgtgtatgtatatatatatatatatatatatatatatatatatatatataaacatcaCACTGTACACCTTACATATATACAGTTTTCATCTGCCAACTTTATCTTGATaaagtgaaatgaataaatgaaggagttTATTTGTTAAGTCCCTAATGGTGCATTTTCTCATGAAAATATGCAGGAAGCTGAACAAGAGTCAGAAAGTGATTTAGTAAACCCTGAAAAGCAGCATAGCAGAACTAAGAACTTAGACTTTTGACTCAGATAAACTTTACATCACACCCTAAATGTGTAGCTTTGGCAATTTTCTTCATCCTCCTgacctcagtttctacatctttaaaataaagataagcaTAGCGTCACTGAACAGGGTTACCACAAGAAAATCCAGTGGCTGGCACATGGCTAGTGCTCAGCCAGTGTTAGCTATTGTTAGACTGACTTTTTCATTGAGTTAGAGACAGGAGTATGGATTGGATAAATTCAAAACCCATAATTATCTAGTAATGAGATTCCTCGTGTAGCCTCACTGTGGCTGCTGTGGAACAGAAAGATATTCAAGTCTCAAATCAAGATACTCTCTTCACAGAACTCTGCGAGAAACAAACTGAGGTGTAGTTTGGGGTGGGGTGCAAACTAAGGATTTGACTCTTTCCAATTAGGTTTGCCATAtatgaatccaaaaaaaaaaaacaaaacaaatataagagGCCTacttacagcaaaaaaaaaaatcggtaAGTGAGGGACATCAAGGTTTCAGAGGAAAGGGACAAATAGTTCCTGGACATGCTGGGGGGAATTGGAACAGAATGCACTTCTACAGcctcttctgtaaaaaaaaaagctgggaactttaggtgtgcctgggtgattcagtcagttaagcatccagcttcggttcaggtcatgatctcatggtttgtgagcctgagccctgtgtcgggctctgtgctgacagctcagagcctggagcctgcttcagattctgtgtctccctctctttctgtccctccctcactcatgctctctctctctctgtctctctgtctctcaaaattgaataaacattaaaaaaaatgtttttaaagctggGAACTTTAAAAAGGGCCTGAATTGAATAAACTAAAACATAagacatttatgttttaattttaactaagatagaattataaatatacatgctGTTCtgaaattttacctttaaaaaatattaaattaattatatacttatttataattataattattatatataatattaattgatttcatttcattttaattaacttttaaatgtaagtaaaacattatttacttaattatattatattattcttCAATGAGAAAAATAGTATATGCTGATGGGATCTGTGTAATCagagcacactttttttttcacattgtacAACCATGTTTCATGGAGACTGCCGGAATAGTTTGAAGGGTGCCCTGGATAGCTGGTCAAGTGCTCTCACCAATCTGTAAATTTACAAATAGTTTGATCCAAACTATCTTTTTAACATGCATAATTATAAATTCGAGCTTTGCCAAAACAGAATTGTCTAAACCACATGATTTTTCTAATAGGAATATGAAATACTTTCTAcagcattattttacttttttgctatttataataaaatttgtttcatACAGAATTCCAGACATGAATAGAAGAAACCATACCAACATCTATGAATTTCTTCTCGTGGGCCTCTCTGAGTGGCCACAGCAGCAGCCTCTCCTATTTGGACTCTTCCTGGGCATGTACCTGGTCACCATGGTGGGGAATCTGCTCATCATCCTGGCCATTGCCTCAGACCtccacctccacacccccatgtacctCTTTCTAGCCAACCTGTCCTTTTCTGACATTGGTTTCATCTCTACAGTAATTCCCAAGATGCTAGATAATATTGGCTCAGGAAGTAAAAGGATTTCTTATGGCGGGTGTCTGACACAGCTTTATTTCTTTGGCCTATTTGCAGATCTGGACAACTTTCTCCTGGCTGTGATGGCActtgaccgctatgtggccatcagCCACCCCCTCCATTATGCCATGATCATGAACTACCAACGCTGTGTCCTATTAGTGGCTGGGTCATGGGTGGTCACTACCTTCCACGCCCTAGTGCATACCTTCCTGGTAACTAGGCTTTCTTTCTGTGGCCCCAATATCATCCCCCATTTCTTCTGTGATCTTGTCCCACTCCTGAATCTGGCCTGCTCCAGTACTTATGTCAATGACCTGGTGCTCATCCTTGTGGCAGGTACATTGCTAATTGGACCCTTCATCTGCATCCTTACATCTTACTTTTATATTGCATTGGCTATCCTAAGAATCAGTTCCCCAAAGGGTAAGCAAAGGGCCTTCTCCAACTGCACCTCCCACCTCTCTGTGGTCTCTCTGTTTTATAGCACAGCTATTGGTGTCTATTTATGTCCTCCATCATCCCCCTCAGGTGGAAAGAATAGAGTCTTCTCAATAATGTACACAGTGGTGacccccatgctgaaccccttcatctacAGCCTAAGAAACAGGGATATGAAGGGGGCGCTAGGAAAACTACTCAGAAGAAAAACACTCTAACATTCTTTCTCAGGATCTCAGGGTCCTGAATCCAAGACTCAGAACTGGGAGTTGAAATTGGCCGCCTGAGAATCTAACCACTGTAGCTTCCCTGAACTTGAAActtctttgtttcttatgtttataTTTCAAAGTACTGATTAACACTGAGGACAGGGAGGGACCAGTGATATCAGTAACCTTAGATCATCTTTGTGAAGTTCCCAGTCTCTGAGAAGCTTATTATCCACTATCAAAATGGCTCTTGTTATTTTTACTGGTGGCTAAGAGAAGCCTGTGGGTGGAGGGACTTGCACACTTATAAAATGAGACTGAAAGCCCAAAATTTTGTTTAGTTCAACTTAGAACTATGGAAGACCCCTTTAGCTCAAGAATATAGGATTCATTATTTCTGGTaacaagaaatacaaaggaaataatcTGGTACTTTATATTTAAACAGACAGTGTTCTATAGAAATGCCATAATGGGGCGTTAGTTTAAGTCCTGGGTTCCAGGGATGGCTTTGCCATAAATGAACTGTGTGACAGCTGGATAATCGCTTGATGTCTCTGATAAAATAAAGTGATTGAATTGTGTTGGTCTAAGACTCTACAGGCATATACTCCACCTCcaataatatttaatgttattgtGACAAGAACTAAAGATTTGAAGTCAGAAGTTTCTAGTCAGGACCAAAAGTCCTCCACTTTCACACTCTGTAATTTGGGGAACATTCTTCCTCTTTGAGTTCtggttttcttatctttaaagctGGTAAAACACCTATATCATAAGagtaacaaataataaataatacataagcTTACTTGGATcacagtaaatactcaataaatgtttatggaatcTAAATCTTCAGTTCTGTTATTTACCTTGATCAATCTTAGGACCTCCCTCTGTCTGTTAGGACAACCTTCAATCATTCACACTCTGGAAGCTCTGTTTCCAATCTTCATGTCATTTATGAAGGATCTTCTAGATAACTGCTTTCTCGGGTAAATATTTGGGAGGTCTTTGAAGATGGAGGTGGAAAATGAATTAAGGAGAATTCTTCCAGTAATTATGTAATTCCTATTTGCTTCACTAGGATTACCAAAGGTTGACTTAATATACACGGAACGGTGCACTAGTGTTGGGAGGAATATTTCTTCACCTGGCTTGACCTGTACCTCCATGTGGATGAGATTCAATTTGCACAACAACTGcccagtttcttcctttattcatCCTTCCCCAGAACATAAATTTGGGCACACTCAGTTCAGACCATCCCTGTTTCTTATTGAGAACCAGCCCTGTTTACAGGGACCATGCGCTCTGCTATGTATCTCTAAGAGCAAAGCAGCCACTTATACACATGGGAATTCTCCCTAATCCAGCAATACCTGCTTCTGGAGTTGGCCAGAAAAGCATGCAGATTCTCACCTCAAGTCATGTCTTCAACCTAGACATCATCTGTAGTAAAGTGGTGATTTGGCTCCTGTCTATTCTTTGTCCTTGTCTTATTCATTAATTGATTTAGAACCCAACTGGGAAAGTAGTAGCCCATTTACTGGGCTCCCCCAAACACCTCCAACAATCTGAAAATCATAGCCCCAGTACGTAGGAGCTGGGTGAGTCTACAGTAAGTTATTTAACACCTCTGGATCTCCTTGTTTGAAATAATGAGGTGATAATatgagtttttataattttgaaaaatagcaaataaatgaaaaaatgtaattaaagtgCTTAGCATGATATCTAACAGACAGAAGGGACTCAAAAAATAGCTGTTGCCCCTGTTGTCACACAGCTGCTGCTGTTTTCATAGCTGCTTTTGGCATTGTTGTAGGTCTTGTCAGCttgacccctcccctgctgattaATCAGTCAGCCAATTGAATCATATACTTTATAATAGTTGTTGCTctggggggaggagccaagatggcagaacagcataaaagtttttgtttttgtttttttttttgcatctcgcattcatgaaatacagccagagcaacactaaaccatcctgcacagctagaaaactgatttgaggattaacacaacaatctgcacaacctgaaccacagaactcagcaggtatgtggcacagagaggtgaatggggggagagagaagccacagagggcagggagctgtttttgcttgtggagagaggactgagatggggggagaatatgggaaaagctaccccccaaaagcagctggagagaaagtggaaaagtggaaacagccacagggactgaactaaaaaggaggaaggagaaatgagagggcttaaattccattaagactctacaaacagggggagtgcagagtctgaaactctgcagctccatacctggcagtgctctggtgagaagggcaaatccccaggagctgAGTGAGATGTgggggtccttgggccacacaggaAGAGGctgttcccctgctgggaggacatttggtagaggcatgtgttcccccccaacacacaggcaaaggtgccagcagaccctggagaacaaccacatttgctggtgctggaacaaggtcattaagggtgaagactggtgccagatgtgtgttgtgattttccataatccctgaaacactgctgctacacgatcatgtgaactttttctggggcgggctggcacccagttGTAgcctctgggcatcagcagcagtaCAGTCCCACAAatgttcctgggtgtggctggcacccagccattgcttggtgagactcTCCCCCAGAAGATCTGAGCAGATCAAAGCCACaatccctcagaagtgaggggttgggaaacacagctgcatctgagataaaactcaggagggaggtgccacctggcaacctgacaacttggtcatggacagtgtaaaagcggggagtggatggaagccagagacaaaggacaggtgcacgactgctgatcagggagaacagagttctgatactagagactgggtagctgggtgatgccattttcacccctcccgtgcatgcgcatacacacctacaagtgccacggcaatccaccccagtaagctacgcagtgccatctagtggagaatggagactttacactaagccccgcccaattgggccaaccttgctcttcaggaacaccataAGTCTCtctgcctacttagtttatggactataaagtgcttcataattTGACTTATAGGGGAAAACAATGCAATTTCCATTGTATTTCACTCTGTTCGCTAGTCCAtctatacaattttctttttttttctctttttcatttcttttttttacttccatcatttcgttttattctatttcattgtattcatttttaaaaattttcaaactttccttttttcctttttcttgtttttctcattttttctttttccccccttttttcactaatctatcaagctcctttcaaaaaccagaccaaaacacacctaggatctagcatcatttatttgatttttatatggggggatgttgtttttaatttcttaattttaattattttttaccttattaattccttttcttccttcaaaatgatgaaacaaggaattcatcccaaaagaaggagcaggaagaaatgacagccagggacttagtcaacacagatacaagcaagatgtctgcaccagaatttagaatcaccttaataagaatactaactggggttgaaaatagattcaaatccctttctgcagagttaaaagaagtaaaagctactcaggatgaaataaaaaatggcatCCATCTTCAATGGATGCCACAGCAGAAAGGATAGATGAGGCAGaccagtgaatcagtgatatattggacaaacttatggagaataatgaagcagaaaaacgAGGGAGACTacggcaaaagagcacgatttaagaattagtgaaatcagtgactcattaaaaaggaacaacatcagaatcacaggggttccagaagaggaagagagagaaaagtgggtaaaagagttatgtgagcaaatcataatGGGAAacgttcctaacctggggaaagacacagacatcaaattccaagaagcacagaggacccccattagattcaacaaaaactgaccatcaacaaggcatattatagtcaaattcacaaaatactcaggcaaagagagaatcatgaaagcagcaagggaaaaacagtccttaacctacaagggaagacagatgaggtttgcagcagacctatccacagaaacttggcaggccagaaaggagtggcaggatatattcaatgtgttgaattggaaaaatatgcagccaagaattctttacccagcaaggctgtcattcaaaatagaaggagagataaaaagtttcccagaaaaacaaaaaattaaaggagtatgtgaccactaaaccagccctgcaaattttaagggggactctctgaagggagaaaagacaggaaaaaaaaaagaccaaaagcaataaagactagaaaggaccagagaacaccaccagaaactccaactctagaagaaacataatggcaataaattcatatttgtcagtactcactctaaacatcaatagactaaatgctccaataaaaagacatagggttggggtgcctgggtggctcagtcagttaagcatccaacttcagcccaggtcatgatcccacacttcgtgggttcaagccctgcatcaggctctgtgctaacagctcatagcctggagcctgcttcagattctgtttgtgtgtgtgtgtctgtgcatgtgtgtgtgtgtgtgcccctcccctgcttgcattagctctctctgtctccccaaaataaataaatatttaaaaaaagacatagggtaacagactggataataaaacaagatccatctatatgctgtttacaagagacccattttagacctaaagacaccttcagattgaaagtaaggggatggagaaccatctatcatgctaaaggtcgacaaaagaaagctggagtagccatacttatatcatacaatctagactttaaaatgaagactgtaacaagagatgaagaagggcattatatcatatttaaagggtctatccaccaagaagactgaacaattgtaaacatttatgtgccaaatgtggtagtacccaaatatataaatcaattaatcacaaacataaagaaactcattgacaataataccataatagtaggagacttcaacaccccacttacaacaatggacagatcatctaaacagaaaatcaacaaggaaacaatggctttgaatgacacactggaccagatgaacttaacagatacattcagaacatttcatcctaaagcaacaaaatatgcattcttctccagtacacatggaacattttctagaataggtcacatactgggacacaaatcatccctcaacaagtacaaaaagattgagatcataccatgcatattttcagaccacaatgctatgaaactcgcaatcaaccacaagaaaaaatttggaaaggtaacaaatacttggagactaaagaatatcctactaaagaatgaatgggccaaccaagaagttaaagaggaaattaaaaagcacatggaagccaataaaaatgataacaccacagcccaaaacctctgggatgcagcaaaggcggtcataagagggaagtatatagcaatccaggccttcttaaagaaggaagaaaggtctcagatacacaacctaaccttatgccttaaggagctggaaaaataacagcaaataaaatcccaaaccagcagaagacagaaaataataacaattagagcataaatcaatgctatcaaaactaaaaaaaaaaaaaaaaagtagaacagatcaatgaaaccagaagctggttctccaaagaattaacaaaattgataaacacctagccagtttgatcaaaaagaaaaaggaaagtacccaaataaaaaaaatcaagaatgaaagaggagagatcacaaccaagacagcagaaataaaaacaataacaagagaatattatgagcaattatatgccaataaaatgggcaatctggaagaaatgtaaaaattcctacaaacatatatactaccaaaactgaaacaggaaaaaatagaaaatttgaacagacccataaccagtaaggaaatcaaattagtaatcaaaaatctgccaaaaaacaagagtccagggtcagatgactttccaggggaattctaccaaacatttaaggaagaactAATACCTGTTTTCTTGAAGCTGTtcgaaaaatagaaatggaaggaaaccttccaaactcgttctatgaagccagcattaccttgattccaaaaccagtcaaagaccccactaaaaaggagaactacacaccaatttccctgatgaacatggatgcaaaaatcctcaacaagatactagccaaccagatccaataaCACATTacaataattattcaccatgatcaaatgggatttatacctgggatgaagggctgattcaatatctacaaatcaatgtgatacatcacatcaataaaagaaaggacaagaaccacatgattctctcaatagatgcagagaaagcatttgacaaaatacagcatcctttcttgataaaaaccctcaagaaagtagaaggatcatacctcgagatcataaaagccatatatgaaagtcccacggctaacatcatcctcagtggggaaaaactgagagctccccctaaggtcaagaacatgacagggatgtccactctcgccactgctattcaacatagtattggaagtcttagcctctgcaatcagagaacacaaagaaataaaaggcatccaaatcggcaaggaggaagtcaaattttcattctttgcagacgacatgatactccatatgaaaaacccaaaacattccatcaaaaaactgctagaactgatccccATTTCTCTTTCAATGCACTTATCTCAATAGTATTTCAATAAGTAATTTCCTCAGAAATTACTTACTTATTCCTCCACCCATTCTACAAATATATACTAAGTTCCTATGAGGTGTCTGACACTCCATTTGACACTGGGACTGGGTGAAGAACAAAGCACATCTTGCCCCTGACTTCATGGCGCTTGTAGTCTAGTATATAACATCTTCTACACTTTTAAGTTCTATGAAAGGAGGAGCTCTGTCTTATTCCATTCCTGCATCCCATAGGATTTAGCTAAATAAAagagtgaagaaataaatatagaaattaatgaataagtgagtgagttctatttggaatgtttatttaaacttttttgaaatttttaaaaatttattttaatttctaatttttgtttttacactttGATGATTTCTCACAAGGCAAACCATAGGTATCTACCACCTGTTCAGGAAATAGATCATTGCCAGCTTTCCAGAAATTGCCTTTGTGCCTCTTTCAAAgtgctattctctctctcctatgaAAATACCACTATTCTTACTTTTTATGTTAATTacttccttgatttcccttttaaTTTGACCACATACACATCTGTGCCCAAACACTATAATTTAATTGTTCCcattaaaagcttttttattgtttattttttccagactcactgagatataattgacctacaactctgtgtaagtttaaggtgtagaaTTTGATAActtggtatacatatatattgtgaaatgattaccacagtaaggtttATATATCCACTATTTCATATAGttgccttttgtgtgtgtgggggggggagggatacTTAAAATCTGCACTTTTAGCAACTTTAAAATACACAACAACTCTTGTATACTGttgtatattttaaacaatacaatgacaataacaatacagtattgttagctatagtcaccatgctgaacATTATATccctagaacttactcatcttaatAACtggaaatgtatacattttgaccaacttctccccatttctctccacCACCCTTGCCACAGCacctggaaaccaccaatctactcttggtttctatgagtttggcttttttagattctgtatatAAGCAAGATCACATAGTAGTAgtattctctgtctttttttcactcagcgtaataccCTCAAGCttaatccatgttgtcacaaatggaaggatttccttcttttgtatggctcagtaata carries:
- the LOC122204800 gene encoding olfactory receptor 1361-like, whose translation is MNRRNHTNIYEFLLVGLSEWPQQQPLLFGLFLGMYLVTMVGNLLIILAIASDLHLHTPMYLFLANLSFSDIGFISTVIPKMLDNIGSGSKRISYGGCLTQLYFFGLFADLDNFLLAVMALDRYVAISHPLHYAMIMNYQRCVLLVAGSWVVTTFHALVHTFLVTRLSFCGPNIIPHFFCDLVPLLNLACSSTYVNDLVLILVAGTLLIGPFICILTSYFYIALAILRISSPKGKQRAFSNCTSHLSVVSLFYSTAIGVYLCPPSSPSGGKNRVFSIMYTVVTPMLNPFIYSLRNRDMKGALGKLLRRKTL